The genomic region AGCCTTTGCCTAAGCGACGGGCTTTCCACTGTTCCCGGACAGATGGCGTTGCAGCGGATGCCATCCTTCACGAAATCGGCGGCAATGGATTTGGTCATGCCGATGATCGCCGCCTTTGACGCGCCATAGGCGAAGCGTCGCGGCGCTCCCTTCAGGCTGGAGACGATGGACGCGATGTTGATGATCGTGCCCGACTTTCGTTCCAGCATCGCGGGCAGAACCGCCTTGGTCAGCCGGAACATCGCCTTGGCGTTCAGGTCAAACGACCGATCCCATGCCGCGTCGTCGCAATCGAGGATCGAGCCGTCATGTACCCAGCCCGCGCAGTTCACAAGAATGTCGACCGAGGGGCTGCCACTGACCATCGCGGCAACGGCTGCCGCATCCAGCACATCCAGCGGCAGGGCTGTGATCCGGTCGGTTCCGGCGGCAACGGCGCTGGCCGCCGCACCGTCGATATCGGTGGCAATGACCATGGCGCCCCGCCGGGCCAGAGCCTCGGCCGAAGCGCGACCGA from Tabrizicola piscis harbors:
- a CDS encoding SDR family oxidoreductase, with translation MEHPLHGKTALVTAAGNGIGRASAEALARRGAMVIATDIDGAAASAVAAGTDRITALPLDVLDAAAVAAMVSGSPSVDILVNCAGWVHDGSILDCDDAAWDRSFDLNAKAMFRLTKAVLPAMLERKSGTIINIASIVSSLKGAPRRFAYGASKAAIIGMTKSIAADFVKDGIRCNAICPGTVESPSLRQRLAATGDFDKALSDFRARQPMGRLGMPEEIAAMVCYLADDLAAFTTGQTFAIDGGWSI